Proteins found in one Thermodesulfatator atlanticus DSM 21156 genomic segment:
- a CDS encoding cyclophilin-like fold protein: protein MKLKLDFGNIVAEIELNGTACARAIWEAAPFSSLVHLWGEEIYFETPVTHSLDETAKDLVEKGDVGYWPDGKALCLFFGPTPISSPGEIRPASAVNIVGRVITSLEDLYHVPEGAEVTVEKA from the coding sequence ATGAAACTCAAACTTGATTTTGGAAACATAGTTGCAGAGATTGAATTAAACGGCACGGCCTGTGCCAGGGCTATCTGGGAGGCTGCGCCTTTTTCTTCCCTTGTTCATCTCTGGGGCGAAGAGATTTACTTTGAAACACCTGTGACGCATTCCTTAGACGAAACTGCGAAAGATTTGGTAGAAAAGGGAGATGTTGGCTACTGGCCTGATGGAAAGGCCCTTTGTCTTTTCTTTGGGCCTACCCCTATTAGCAGTCCCGGGGAGATAAGGCCTGCAAGTGCGGTAAACATTGTCGGAAGGGTAATTACTTCCCTTGAAGACTTATATCACGTGCCTGAGGGTGCCGAGGTAACTGTTGAAAAAGCTTAG
- a CDS encoding FmdB family zinc ribbon protein → MPIYEFTCADCGETFEELVLGGKIEGLKCPKCGSERVEKIMSACAFKSGAKFVSASGSSACSGCTATSCSSCGK, encoded by the coding sequence ATGCCTATTTATGAGTTCACCTGTGCTGATTGTGGCGAAACCTTTGAAGAGCTTGTTTTAGGCGGAAAGATAGAAGGCCTTAAGTGCCCGAAATGTGGCAGCGAAAGGGTTGAAAAAATCATGTCTGCCTGTGCTTTTAAAAGTGGTGCCAAGTTTGTAAGTGCTTCTGGTAGTAGTGCTTGTTCTGGCTGCACCGCCACAAGTTGCAGCAGTTGTGGGAAATAG